In Capra hircus breed San Clemente chromosome 5, ASM170441v1, whole genome shotgun sequence, the DNA window ATTAGAAGTTTCCAAACTTTTTCAGAGTGgcttaccattttacattccattCAGCAAGGTATGAGATCTCCAATTTGTATGCTCAATAGCATCTGCTATtgtcactatttttttaaaattctggccACAccctgaggcatatgggatcttagatccccaactagggatcagacccatgcccCCAGCACTGAAAGGCAGAGTCTCaatcactgaactgccaggaagtccccattttcattattattttctttagccATTCTGATAAGCACATAGTCATAAttccttgtggttttaatttgcatcccCTGATTACTAATAAGATTCAGTATTTTCTCCTATGCTTGCTTGCCATCAACATTCCCTCTTCAGTGCTATGTCTATTTATGTCTTCTGCTCATTTCctaattgtattattttttcctcttgacTTTATACAATATATTCTGGATTCATCGCCATAAATGGtttgcaagtgatttctgtcaATAACATCTTCCTCTTAAATTGtttgcagagcagaagtttttccTTTTGATAAAGTCCAGTGTATCAACTTTTTCCTTTTAGGACTGTGCTTTTGGGGTGAAGGCCAAGAGTTTGTTGCCTAGCCCAAGATCCTAAAAAtttttccatgattttttttccctaaaggttttatagttttacatctTACACCTAACATCATGATACATTTTCAAATTTGTATATTGTATACAGTTTAGGTCAAAGTTCCTTTTCTTTGCCAACTGCACCAACatgatttgttgaaaagactatccttccTCCGTTGAATTGCTTCTGTACCTTTGTCAAAATCGGTTGCGCTGTCTTGATCACTACAGCTTTATAGTAAATCTTGAAGTCAGGTAACATGAGTCCCCCcgatttttcttcttcaaaatggATTTAGCCTAATTAATTTTATTCCTGGATATTTTCATCCTTCCTTGTTCTGTCTCCTGCTTTATTCTAGAGAAGAAAGTTCTTGCAGAAGCTCCTCCTTTTCTTGTTGCAGCTCCTGCACATGCTGTTGGTTTTGCTCCAGTCTGTCCTCCAACCACTGTAGTAGAGGTCCGCTGACCGCTGACATCTGACTGCACAGATTCTTGGTAAATACTGAGCCATTATGGATCTTGGTTACTGAGTCCAGATGTGTAAGGCTGTGGATCCTCCTATACGCATCTTGTTCTTCTTGGCACAAGATCTTGGGCAGCTCAACTGCTGACTCAAGACATACTTTCCCAATGGTTACGTGAGGTACAATATGAATTGGGATTTCAGTTCTCTcatatctttcctcttccttctgtccCTCAATGGAGATGTGCTGGCTGGAGCTCCAGAAGTCTCGGGGACCACGAGGGGACTCTGAGCTCTTTTGGGCCTGTATGGATTGAAAGCAAGTATAGAGTACCTGTCCAGTCTTTGTATTTTTATCTTCTATGAAGCAGGAAAATATAAGTCCTACAAAGCCTTGATCCATCATCTGGTACATGGCTTGTGTGCGGACATCAACATGTGAAGGCCAAACAGTTATATGGGGATGGGAGTGATACCAACCCACAACTCTCATGGGGCGACCCGTCAGTTCAGCCAACCTCTCTGCCTCTGTTGAGGCCGCAGACAGCTGCTCTGGAGAAATTTCTACGCGATCCTTCCTCTTATCAGAACGTCGTAGGATGATGACAGAATGAATGTGAACAATTCTGACGGTGTCAACCTTTTCAGCAACTGTGCGCATTTCAGTTCCAGTATATGTAAATTTGGGGTCATTCCTTAAGTCATCATTTAACTCCCCAATGCACAGCCCCATCACCTCTTCCTTCTCCGTGCTCAGAGCGTGGTTGAGGCACACAAGGAAGGCGTCTGACTCCAGATGAACCGCTTGCACCGCCTGCACCACCTGCACCGCCATCTTGGCCCGGCCCGCTCACGTCCGCCTCCGGCCAGCTCGGCCCTGGCCAACCCGCCGCTCAACCCCAGAAGACCATTTCTACAGGTCAAGGGAGCTTTAATAAAATTCAGATTTACAGGAAAAAATTTACAGATCTACAAACAGATCAATTAGAAGGACACATTTGCATAACAAATGGATTCACCGGAAGACTACTTAAAATAGCTAGGATCTCACAGTGTATTTAGAACATCCAGGAAAATGTGTATTGTAAAAAGCTAACTGGCCTGTAGTTAAAGAAACGCTGGGATGAATCCTTTTGTAAAGCACAAAGTCTTTTCTGTGATGTGAATGATCACTCTCTAATTTACAAGTTTATAAGATTGGGCTTTTGTGTATTTGGAGTTTTTTCAAATCTGGTTTTAATAATAGAGATCTAGAAAAAGTCATTTATATAGAGTTCAGTTTTAACTTTCTTAAGCATGTTTTTTCCCCACATTAGCATCAAATAATCAAAACAATCTGCGTGTTTAAAAGAATGATAAGGTTCTTCAAATTTCTAATATATACATTTCTATATAAGTCCCCTTGGGTCTTGATATTAGAAATAAATTGAAGacctatttcccatgtagtgattgATTTCTTTTGATACATTTACTTAAGCACACAATAATAAACATCTTTACCAGAACACAATAGCTAATTCACTAGTTTCAACATTATGTATTAAATTAATAATTGTAAGCACTAAACTGCTAATACACTGCATGTATCTGGACTTCCTTTACTACTTGTTGGAAGACCAGGACTATAAACACTGAATAAATTGGGCCTGTTCCCATTTTCATCTAAATTGAGTATGATGACTGCAAAACTCATCTCATTGTTTTCATGATCGGTTTCTAGAGTTTTATTTTTGatacataattaaatattttagaaggGATACACAAATGGAACATGGAATACACAAATTCTAAGGAAAACAGGCAGCCAGTTTTATACTAATGCTagtctggttttttaaaaaaattagctctGATTTTCAAGCTTGGCTGTACTTTGCAATCACCAGGGAGCTTTCAAAAATACTGATGCCTGGCTCCTAGTATCGAGGTTTTGATTTAATTGCTCTGGGGTGCAGCCAGGCATTGAGATTCTAATGTGTAGCCAGTGTTAAGAACCACCAATATGGTCAAACCTTAATTACTCAAACTGACATAATCAGGGCACTCAATTAAGAGGCACTGGGGAAGGGGAATGATGGACTGAGTCTCAGAACTAGaaacaaatcatttaaaaagtttatatcAGGCACTTATTCTAAAATTTGCTTTTGAGCATGATCTGCAATGAGGTTCCATATATTCTAAACTTCTGCACTTAAAATATTAGACAAAGATAGTGACACAGGGGGCTGAGGTACTACAGTTCCATTGATTAccaattaaagggcttccctggtgactcagatggtaaagaatctgcctacaatgcaggagacctgggttcaatccctggtatgggaaaatcctctggagaagggaatggctacccactccagtattctggcctggagaattccatggactgtagagtccatggcatagcaaagagtcagacacaactgagtgactttcactttcaccaattaAACAATGTTAATAAACTGTATCACTCTACTTATTACTAGGTGGTTGACTCCTATCTATGGATATAACACTAGTACATTGAACACGTGTGTTTTGTGGTTGTCATCACAAGGCaacttttctcaactatttattttttttttcaatgggaTTGGTTTCTTCCTGCTGCTGGATAAAAATGTGAGCAGTCTTATTCATGCTaaggttaaggaaaaaaaaacaccaaaaaactgTGATCAGTTTAGAGAGGAAAACACAATCTCTATTTAGTAGTTAAAAGATTCATCCCATGTAATAGTGAAAAACTCCAGTTTTGATTTAAAGTTGAAGTGTCTCCCCTTTCTACCTAGGACCCTATTGAGGGGAAGCCTCTAGTTGGGGGAGGTGGGTATGGTTGgggtcttttctct includes these proteins:
- the LOC102189098 gene encoding lys-63-specific deubiquitinase BRCC36 isoform X2; the protein is MAVQVVQAVQAVHLESDAFLVCLNHALSTEKEEVMGLCIGELNDDLRNDPKFTYTGTEMRTVAEKVDTVRIVHIHSVIILRRSDKRKDRVEISPEQLSAASTEAERLAELTGRPMRVVGWYHSHPHITVWPSHVDVRTQAMYQMMDQGFVGLIFSCFIEDKNTKTGQVLYTCFQSIQAQKSSEYERTEIPIHIVPHVTIGKVCLESAVELPKILCQEEQDAYRRIHSLTHLDSVTKIHNGSVFTKNLCSQMSAVSGPLLQWLEDRLEQNQQHVQELQQEKEELLQELSSLE
- the LOC102189098 gene encoding lys-63-specific deubiquitinase BRCC36 isoform X1, encoding MAVQVVQAVQAVHLESDAFLVCLNHALSTEKEEVMGLCIGELNDDLRNDPKFTYTGTEMRTVAEKVDTVRIVHIHSVIILRRSDKRKDRVEISPEQLSAASTEAERLAELTGRPMRVVGWYHSHPHITVWPSHVDVRTQAMYQMMDQGFVGLIFSCFIEDKNTKTGQVLYTCFQSIQAQKSSESPRGPRDFWSSSQHISIEGQKEEERYERTEIPIHIVPHVTIGKVCLESAVELPKILCQEEQDAYRRIHSLTHLDSVTKIHNGSVFTKNLCSQMSAVSGPLLQWLEDRLEQNQQHVQELQQEKEELLQELSSLE